GgagaaaattttatcttaatagtAACGCAATTAATACGTGTTTCTCTTTACTATGTGATTGTTGCTTTATTGGTTTCACACGGCCACTAAGTCTTTCAGATAATTCGGGGTCTAGCTTGCATACGATGAAGTTTTTTGTAGTAACAAATTATATAGGCATAGCTATTACTAttttcttaaaatcattagGCAAGTACCTTGATATGAGATGAAGCATCGTCACGAAAAACTGCCCCACTGATCCCTGCATTGTTCACCTGCCAAGAAGCTCAACATTTCTCATTGATCGGTTATGTATTGACCAAAGACAGTGACCAAGAGAACAAGTAGATTCTCAGTGATCGGTTTAAAAGTTTTCTGATTTTCAATCTGAACCTTACCAATATATCAAGCTTTCCAAACTGGGTTGTGATGAAATCTGCCAAAGAAGTAACACTAGCACGGTCTGCCACATCAAGTTGATGAAAAACCACATGATGACAGCCAGACCTTTTCAGTTTTTCAGCAGCTTCAAGACCTTTCTTCTCATCTCTCGCTGTCAACACCACCGTGATTCCGTTCGAAGCTAATTGCCTACATATTTCAAGCCCTAACCCCTTATTCGCTCCTGTAACAACTGCAATCCTGAATAGAGAAAAAGGTTTGTCAAGACAGAAGAATGCTGTGGAAAAGGacaatgaaaaatatgatataacaaAAACTATAATCACCTTCTCCTTGCTTCTGCCATTAATGGCGAAGTGTGTAACTTAAAGTggaaaaaaatgattgaaataagAGTTAACACTTGCAAAGTTTGAGAAAAACCGAGCTGCTTCCATGGAGTTTAAAAAGAAGGAGGTGGGACCTGTGAGCCGACTTTGTTTGTATTAAACCGAAGTACGGCCCCCTGAATTGTTGAAAGTTTCAGAAATGCTAGAGGAAAACGGGTCAGAGTTGATAATGCCTTACACCTGAcatggtttaaaatttttaccagagatgaagaaaatggtGCATGTAATGACAAACTTTAATCTTATCTCTTCATgctttaagaatataaaaaatggaGCAAGTTGACGTCATTCCGACTCTCTTTCCTCGTGACATGAGTAGTTCTTTCGCAAGttttaatattgtttcattCCATGCGTTGCTTGttacttttatttcattatgGTCAAATATGGAGGTCGGCCACGTGGGTGAACAGGTacggatattcattttttaaggCCAAGAATTGTTCCCACCTTAGGTTTGGTATAATTCTAACATCTTTATCtacccctttttttttaaatttaaatatgtaaattttattaaaaatattatttaaaattaaaagtaaaattattatctaataaaattttttaaaaaattaaaattttattattttttcttaaatttaaaaatctatcattttctcccatataagatttgaaaaataaatcttCCCCCTTACGGTTATAGTTTTCTCTTATTGTTACTCTTTTGGTAATTAAAGTCAGTCAACCTTCAAACCGACTCTCGCCCCTCTCTATGACAAATTGTCAACCAatcaaaaatagatagatgATTTGTCAATGCAAAGATTAAAAAGATTTATGCATCGCATATATCTGTTTTTTTAGACTAATCTATGCATTACATATATCTGTTTCTTCATACTGATATATGCATCGATCAACGCACGGATTGGTctgaagaagaaataaagtttTCTTTCAATCGATTTGTGCTTTGGTCGACATATGGATTgatcgaaaaaaaaaatctatatttgTTTCATCTTTGTGTTGACAAATCGTCGGTCCACCTCCAGTTGACAAATGATTTGTCATCATTCAAGAGAGAAAGGAGCGTCGATATGGAGGTTGGCTGGCTCAGATCATTGGAGGAGTAGCAACAAAGCAAAACTACAAATCTTAGAGgggaatatatatttttcaaatcttatgtgaggggggtaaaatgataaatttttaaatataggaagaaaatatgataatttttttataaaataatagttttatctttagtctaactgaaatttttaataaaaattagtttatttaaatttttaaaagttgaatcgTGAAACTTTAAGTTACATccaaccttgagtgggaataacacctttggcctttttttttaagtagaaattgaaattagaaCGGAATAGTATTAGTTTATAAGTCTAGATTGGAAACTTGTGAAAAGATAGGTTCTTATTCTAAACCTACCCAATTGGGTAGGGGCAGGTTATGGTTGTTGGGTATCTGACACTATTAacacaatttatttattgaaaaaaatcacaatagtaaattatcatttaacctTATTTTTCCTCGTCCTGATGTTAATGCTTCTGCATTCCagtcattaattattatttgaaagaaTCAAATACCAAATCTATGTTTGTGTTAGGCTGTTAGTTGAGTCTGTAGAGAGAAAGGTAAGTTTGTGTGTTCTGATTTCAACCATTCAGccaataaacaaataaatactGTAAACTAGAGGTCTAAGCAAGACCCTTCTTCCAGCCatcaataatattcaaatactgAATTTCCACATGAAAGAAGTCAAGACACTTGCAGACTTATTTAGCACTATATGTTATTAATAGGAAACAAGCTCTGTGTGggttcaatttttattttcatagatGGGTTTTTAACAATCAGAAAGGTGATTCTTCCTTCCTGATAAAGTAGAGACCAGAAGGACCATCCTTGGGCAGCAATGCTAACCTTACAAGGTTTTCTGCACCTTGGTCAGTTGTAAAGGTGCCAGTATTGTGGTTTATATCTGTTTTCACAAAGCCAGGGCAAACACAGTTGATGCGGAAAGCTTGGTATCTCTTAGCCAGAATCCTTGTGTAAGCATTCAGGGTTGCTTTGGAAACTATGTAAGCAGAAAGATGGGGAGGCCAACCTTTGGTTGCTAATGAGCCCTCTTtgaaatctttcaaaaactCTGTCAAAACCTCATCTAATCTCTCTTCGGTGAGGTTTTCGGCGTCAGTTAAAACTTCCTTAGGCCATCCATCAGGTATGTTCTGAAaataaaaaggggaaaaaaatcatatttagaAAGTTTCTCAAACATGATTGGCAGAATCATATCAGGGTGCCTTTTATTTCTGAAGAAGAATTCTGATAATTTGTTACCGTCAGCCTTCCTGCACCAGAGGAGACATTGACAATGTTGGGTGAATCAGATAACTGAAGGAGGGGAATAAGGGCTTCACATGTTCTTTTGGCtccataataatttatattcaggCATTCTTCTGCTAACTCATAAGTTTCCGTCAACAGATTGCTCCAATCAATATGAGCAATTTGTGGCTGCCGATTCTGCATTAAATTAATGTGGAATGTAGCCAAATCAATATCATGAGCAGAGTAATCTCCAAAACTAAATCGACCAACCAAACAAGGGGAATGAACCAAGCAAATCCCTTATTGTAAAAGTAGGAGAACCTGGACAAAATATCTTGACAATCGGTAGAAAGCACgagaattttacaaaattagtaTATTTAACCTTTCACACTGGTTCATTTTGGAGAAAAGTATACAGccctttaatttcttcattaattACATTAGTAAGAATCTCCGAGAAAAAAGACTTAAAGTCTAACCAGAATCATTGGTCACCAAGATAGACGGAAAGCTATCCTTCTTTAATGTTGACTCCAACCCAGAAATGTCATTAGGTTCTGCAATAAcgatttatatattgaaaactaACCtcagaagaaagagaagatCTTAGAGCATCACCATCCAATATGTTTCCAATAACCCCTGCATTGTTCACCTGCACAcaactttttagatttttcatcctTCTTGTCAAACTCTCACTTGGAAAATTCTATATTAAGATTACaaagtaatttaaataattatactctGTTACCAGAATATCGAGTTTCCCAAATTGgttttggataaaattttgtaGAGCAGAAATACTAGTAGGATCAAGCACATCAAGTTGATGAAAAAGAACATGATCAGAAAGACCAATCTCTTTCAGCTTTTCAACAGCTTCGAGTCCTCTCTTCTCATTTCTAGCAGTTAACACCACTATAATCCCATTTGAAGCCAACTGCTTACAGACTCCAAACCCAATCCCTTTATTTGCTCCTGTAACAACTGCAATCCTACATAGAGAAAATGGGTTGTGAAGACAGAAGGATGCGGTTGGAAAGCGTAatgtaaaatatgatataagaaAAAGTATAGTTACCGCCTCGTTGCTTCCGCCATTGATGGTGAAGTGTATAACTTCAGTGCAAGAAGTTCGAGCAAAATTGAGCTGCTTCCACTGAGTATAAAAAGAAGGAAGTGGGAACTGTTAGCCGACTTTGTTTGTATTGAACCAAAGCCCACTTGCCCCTGGATCTTGCCTGTAGATTCATGTAAGTGGAATTAGAAAGACACTGCCATATGGCCATGGTACGAAAAATAATGACCTGATTAATATTAAACGTCATGCATTATGTCATCAAATGAGTTTGGAAACGTTGAACCAGTCGGCCACGTCCTTTTGCCCAGTCAGCCTCCAAACTTGCAGCCCAAGCACAACTCAAATGTCACGGTGCACCCTTCAAACTTGCAGCCCAAGTAGACCTCAAACGAGCAGCCACTAAACTTGCAGCCCAAGCAGATCCCAAACGAGTACGTAAATGCGGATTTGAGTTGAACCGAATCGAGTTTAAACTTAGGTGTACTTGaatttggttcaattcaatGGAGTTGAGTTTAGACCTCAGCTCGAGAAGTTTTGAAATAGCGAAGTTCATGCTTGAGCTTGAAAAATACCTTATAGCTGACATGGTTTACATTTTTACCAAAGATAAAGAAAAGGGTGCATGCAATGACGAAGtttattcttttctctttatgCTTAAAGAGCATAGAAAAATGGAGCAAGTTGATGTGATTTCAACTTTCTTACCCTGTGACATAAATActtcataataaatttaatattgtcTCATCTTCATCACGTGCATGTTACTTTGTTTCATTATGGTCAAAGATGGAGGAAAGTATATGGTGAAAGAGATTCATAAATAGCCAATGTCAAATCTGGCGGTGCATTGTTTTAAAAGAGAGTCCTCAGCCTAACCTTTTTTTTCCTCCTGATGATGTTTAACATCTTGGCATTTCAGTATTAATTATTACTTGTAAGAATCAAATACCAATCTATGTTTGTGTTAGATGAGTCTTAAGCCCTTCTTTCTACACCATTGTTGTTTGTATTCAGGCATTCTTCTGCCATCTCTAGagtttaagataatttttcattccaaTTGACATGCTCTCCTGGCTGAGGCTGAATCAACAGAAATTTAACTTAACATTAAAGTTTAGGCAACTGGACATCATACAAAACCACAGTCTCA
This sequence is a window from Mangifera indica cultivar Alphonso chromosome 5, CATAS_Mindica_2.1, whole genome shotgun sequence. Protein-coding genes within it:
- the LOC123215686 gene encoding (+)-neomenthol dehydrogenase-like, with protein sequence MAEATRRIAVVTGANKGIGFGVCKQLASNGIIVVLTARNEKRGLEAVEKLKEIGLSDHVLFHQLDVLDPTSISALQNFIQNQFGKLDILVNNAGVIGNILDGDALRSSLSSENRQPQIAHIDWSNLLTETYELAEECLNINYYGAKRTCEALIPLLQLSDSPNIVNVSSGAGRLTNIPDGWPKEVLTDAENLTEERLDEVLTEFLKDFKEGSLATKGWPPHLSAYIVSKATLNAYTRILAKRYQAFRINCVCPGFVKTDINHNTGTFTTDQGAENLVRLALLPKDGPSGLYFIRKEESPF